ACCTGACCCGAAACCCGTTCCAGAAACCCGATCGAGGATTTTCGATAAGGCATGATTGCACCTGCACATCTACAGAACTCCACTGATCCATTCAGGCATTTGCCAGGGGATTCCGTGAAAAACTTCCGTAAATTTTGGGAGATGCTTCAGTAAACTTTTGGATGTTTTTTACACTGCGATCGCCATTTTGCGATCGGTGGCTCAGGCTTCAATGGCAAAGTCGGTTGGGTCGATGTCCCAGTTGACCCAGCGGGCAGCTTCGCGGGCGGTTCGCAGGGTCGGCGGCACTCGAAGGACGTGAATTTGCCGGGTGCTGGGACAGGTCATCTGGAGCAGCAAAAACGGCTCCACGTCTGGATGGGTCGGGATGCGGCAAAGCACGTACTCGCGCCAGCAATCGACGCTGCGAGACTGGAGTGTGCGGGCGATGCGCTCATAGCCAATGCCTTGAATCAAAATCTGGCGCAGGGTTGCGTTGGTTTCTTGGAGGAGCCAGCGGGGCTGCCAGTGGGCAATGGGAGTCTGTCCATACTTGGGCGGCAGGAAAACCCCGTGATGTGCATAGAGGCGTGCGCCATCGGCAAAGGCGAGGGCAGGCTGTCCGTCTGCGTGGAAGCGGCCCTGGCGATCGCACTTGAGGCAGATGGGGCGATCGCCCACCCAGCAGGTTCGTCCCCCTGCGATCACATAGCCCGTGGATTGCATCAGGTGGCGCAGCGCCTTCCAGCGAACCGGGTCAGGCTGATAGCCCAGTTCCGCCTCGCAAAAATCCAGCATCGTGAAATAGGGAGCCAGCAGGCTAATTTCCAGCGAGAATCGTGCTAGCAACTGAGCGTTACGCCATGAGCCGTTGGATAGCACAAATTGCCATTGAGCCTCCGTCCACAGGCGTTGATCAGCTCGTCGAGCCTGCGCCTGCCAGTCCTCAAAATCACGACGATTCAAAAAGTCTCTGGCGAAGTGCGAGCTATAAAGTTCATCCTGGGGGCGATCGCTATTAATGCAGATCTGCCAGACGGCTCGCAACATCGACTCCGGAAACTGCCAGTGGAGCCTCTGAAATTCCCACAGTATCCAGACTTGCCAGAAGTTAATCCCGTGCAGGGGCGATCGCCAGTCCGTGCCAACCCAATCAGCCACTTGCCGCCATTTGGGGTCGGCTTGCGCCCTGGGGCTGCGGAACCCCGACTGATAGACGGAGCGCTCGGTACATTTCAGAAAATGGCGATCGCAGACTGTGGTCACCAGAGCGCTCACAGACGAACACAAAACGCCCAACAAAAACATTGCGGCAATTCCAGCAGGCAGCGTTCCCCATAGGGTAATGCGGGTCAGCAGCCTGAGAGAATCATCCACCGCTTTTCCTTCAAGTTCAGACACCGCAGCAGTCAGCAGACACCTGATAAACACCACCGCCCCGCCGCCCCAGATTGTGCCGACGACGATTGCCACCCCTATTGTTGATACCCACTCTTCCCAGTTAGAGCGCATTTTTTGCAATCGCTGGCCCAGTGGGCGATAGGTCAGCGCATCGGTCATCGCGCTGATCACCCCTGGGCACACCACAACATTAGGGGCTGGCTGCCCAAACGCCGCATAAAACTCCAGCACGCGCTCTGTCACCTGCTTGGCATCGACGGGTTGCGTTGTATGGGCCAGGTCAACCCACTTTTGGCGGCAAGCTTGCAAGCGCGATCGCTGTTCAGGCGTAAGCGGAGTCCGCAGATCGGTCATGGCTGGAATCCTCTCGCTCGGCTAATCTTCCACAGAACGAAAAACGACCTGCTGCTGTTCCGTTCCCACATACTCGCGCTGAATCCGAACCTGCCAAAGGCCCCTTGGAATATCAATCGGCTTGTGTTCTTCGTGGACTAATCGGGCAGACTCCGACCGGACACTGAGATACAACGTGCCATTGCGTTCGTATAGCTCCGCCTCGCCGTCCGCAATGCGGTGTCGATGTCCAGTCACCTCTCCTTCTGCCAGCGTCAAATGGTTCAGTCTTTGCGCTCGGTCTAACAGGGCGGGTTGCCGCTGTGCCAACTCGCTGGACTCCACAGGGGTCAAAATCACATCACCCTGGCGAATCGGATTCATACCACTTCCTCCAAATCAAAATTCTCGAAACCTGCGGCGCAAGTTTCAAGCACCTATTGAGTGCAGGCAGAAGGGTTATGCCTCTGGCTGAATGCGATGGGTCTCATCCAGCTAAAGCGGAGGCTGTTGGCTTAGCTTGAGATAGGCCTGTTGTGCCGCCGCCTGCTCCGCTGCTTTTTTAGACTGGCCCTTCCCGATTCCCACACACTGATCCTGAATCCAAACCTCTGCGACAAAGCGCTCCGGATCGCCGTAGTCTTGCCCTACTTCGGTCACGCGATATTCTGGCAGGGCGCGATAGCGACTTTGGGTAATTTCTTGCAGTGCGCCTTTGTGATTTTGGCGGGTGGGGTCTTGGGCAATGTCAGCGGCGATCGCCCGGAAGTGGCCATCTAGCCACGGGCGAATTAGGCTGAGATCCTGGGTGCTGAGGTAAAACGCCGCCACCATTGCCTCTAGCGCGTCTGCCAGACGGGTTTCTCTGCCCACCGGATTTGCATAGGCAGCGGCTCCCATCAGCAAGTAGCGCTCCAGGTTGTACTGATCAGCGATGGTAGCCAACGTGCGATCGCTCACCATGATGCCCCGAAACGCCGACAGTTCTCCCTCCGGCAGCTTAGGATATAGCTCATATAGCAGTTCCGCCGCCGCCAGCTTCACCACCGCATCGCCCACAAACTCCAGGCGCTCATAGTTCTTGCTAGCCGAAGCCGTCGCATGGGTCAGCGCCTGATCCAGCAGCCCCAAGTCCACCGGAGCCATTGCAGACAGACCCAGCTTTTGCATCAACCCACGCAGTTTCGTTTCACGAGAAGGATGGAGAACCATTTGTCACGCTTCCCTCTTCGTTCTTCCCTCTCCCCTCTTCGTTCTTCCCTCTCCCCTCTTCGTTCTTCCCTCTCCCCTCTTCGTTCTTCCCATCCAGCCTCGTCCCCCGCACGCAGGCCCCCGACAGATTTGCCCCGTCCAGGTTCGCGCCTTCTAGTTCAGCGCAGAGCAGGTTTGCGCCGACCGCGTTGGCTCCAGCCAGGTTCGCGTCCTGGAGGTCGGCAGATTCCAGGTTCGCTTCGGTTAACACTGCGCCTTGCAGGTTTGCCTGCCGCAGGTTGGCGTGTTGCAAATTGGCGTTGCTGAGGTTTGCGCCGCGCAGGTCTGCCCCGCGCAGATCGACCCCGCTCAGGTTCACGCCCATCAGGTTGGCACCGCTGAGGAATGCGCCCGTGAACACGGCACGGGTGAGATTTGCCTGCATCAGGTTTGCGCCGCGCAGGTTGCTGCCGCGCAGGTCGGCCTCGCTGAGGTTGGTCTGCATCAGGTTTGCGCCGAGAAAATTGGCCCGCAGGTCGGCGCGGCTGAGGTCGCAGCCCATCAGGTTTGCCCCGTCGAGCCGCGCCCCGCTCAGTTTGGCGACAGTGAGGCTGGCTCCGGTGAGGTTGGCTCCGGCCAAGTTTACCCGCGACAGGTCTGCGCCTGCCAGGTCTTCGTCTTGCAGGTCGGCTCCTGCAAGCTGCTTTAGGGTTCCGGCGTGGATTTCTTTAATGTTCATGGGCGGTTCAGAGCGTTCAAACCGGGACGTGATGCAAAGGGGGACAGGATGCAAACCGGGGCACTATGTAAATTAGACACTATGCAAATTGGGCACTGTGCAAACCAGAACCCTGTGCAAACCAGGATGCTAAGGCGCTTCGACAGGACTGGAAAGTTGCGACAGCCCCAGCACATCCTCCTCCGAGTGGGAGTCGAGTAGCCACAGTCCAGAGGCGATTTTGGGCAATGCCGCAGGCAGGCTGAGTCCTTGCTGGATTCCGGCAATCAGCAGCGACAGTGTTTCCACCAGCTTGGGATCCCATTGCTGGCCCTGTTCGGCTTTGCACTGGTCGAGGGCGATGGTCAGGTTTTGCAGGGGGTCGGCGCTGGGCTGGGCATTGAGATGGGTGACGTGGGCTTGAAAGGCGATCGCCAGCCCCAGGATTCTCGACTCTAGGGGAATTTCATCGCCGCGTAGCCCGGCCGGATAGCCACGCCCATCCCAGCGTTCGGTGTGGTGAGCGAGAATGGTGGCGATCGCCTTCAGACGGTTCATCCGCCGCAGCAATTGGGTTCCCGGAATCAGCGGACAGGCCAGGGGCACCGTCGCGTCTTCGTCATACCGAGACGACGCGCCCGGACTTAGCACGGGCCCCCCCGACTCGATCCGCGCAATGCGGTGCAGCAGGCTGGCCAACTGGAGCCGATGAAGTTGCCAAGCAGGGAGGTCGAGCAAATTCCCCATCGCCTCGGTGAGCGTCGCCACTTCGGCGGCGGCCATCGGGTTGCTGAGGTCTGTCAGGTCGATCAGTTGGGCAATTCGCAAATAGGCTTGCAGCTCGTTGGAAATCAGGTTGTCGTTGACCGAGAAGCGATCGCGAAACTCTGCCTGGGGGTCTGCCGCCTGATGGGTTTGCAGATAGTCCACCACCCGCGTCACGATGTCGCCCAGGTTGTCGGCTGTGGGGGAGCTGCAGAGCGCGTCGACCTGCTGGACTTGGGCGGCGATCGCGCTGAGTTGCTGGGTCAACTGCTGCTGAAGCTGGGGGTTATAGCGGCCAATGTGGGCGATCGCCAGTTCCGCCGTTTCCAGCACCAGCGACGGCTCAAAGGTCCATAGTCCGTAGAACTTGCGCTCTAGGTCATGGGTCGGCACGCCTGCTTTGAGATAGTCTGCTTCCGCCAACTCCTGGCACAGCACCATTGCCGTATAGTCTGGCGAAACGATAATCAAATGCCACTCCTGCGCCACCGGGTCGGCATCCTCCAGGCTGACCAGCGCCACGTTGTCCCGCTGGCTGGTGGGGTGTTCGGCAAAGCCCGCATCGTCTGCTGCCAGAATCACGATCTGCGGAGACTTTTCGGCGATCTGCCCATAGCGGTCGGCTTCCTGCAAATACCACTTGCCCCGCTGAAATGCCGTAATCATCAGCGGCGAGTAGTCATGCTCCAAAATCGAGTCTTCTAGCGCGTGGCATAGGGCGACGAGCGTGTTTTTGTAATAAACTCCAAAGTTGAGCGGGCGCTTGCCCTGAGACTGGCTGCCTTGGTGAGCATCCCTCAACTGTTGCAAGATTGATCCGGTTAGCATCCTGGCGATTGGCGGTGGTGCAAGACTTCTTGCTTCGATTCTCGCAGACTTTTCCGGTTCATAGGAAATCTCTATGGGTCGCGTTTGGGACTCTCTGGGTGGAGGCGCTGCCACCAGGGGAGATTGAGAGCCGGAAACTGCTGGGTTGCCTGACGGAGCCAGTCTGCCACGATGGCATCGGGGGGCAAACTGCCGTCGATTCGGATGACGGCCTCTTCGGCAGACACAGGTTCAAAGGCGGCAAGCTGGCTATTTAGCATTTCCAGCTTCATGTAGTGGTTCAGGCGATTGGATAGCCGCCGCTCTAGCTCTGCTGGGGGCACATCCAGCCAAACCAACTGCACCCCACCGGGCGCGGCGAGTTGGGTACGGTAGGCCCGCTTGAGGGCAGAGCAGGTGATTACGGTTTCGCGGCGGAGGGCGATCGCCCGCTGAATGTCGTCCTGCATATCCAGCAACCACTGGCGGCGATCGCCCTCGTCGAGCGGAATCTGGGCTTGCATTTTGGCGATATTGGCTGG
The Thermoleptolyngbya sichuanensis A183 DNA segment above includes these coding regions:
- a CDS encoding pentapeptide repeat-containing protein, which translates into the protein MNIKEIHAGTLKQLAGADLQDEDLAGADLSRVNLAGANLTGASLTVAKLSGARLDGANLMGCDLSRADLRANFLGANLMQTNLSEADLRGSNLRGANLMQANLTRAVFTGAFLSGANLMGVNLSGVDLRGADLRGANLSNANLQHANLRQANLQGAVLTEANLESADLQDANLAGANAVGANLLCAELEGANLDGANLSGACVRGTRLDGKNEEGRGKNEEGRGKNEEGRGKNEEGSVTNGSPSFS
- a CDS encoding DICT sensory domain-containing protein; amino-acid sequence: MLTGSILQQLRDAHQGSQSQGKRPLNFGVYYKNTLVALCHALEDSILEHDYSPLMITAFQRGKWYLQEADRYGQIAEKSPQIVILAADDAGFAEHPTSQRDNVALVSLEDADPVAQEWHLIIVSPDYTAMVLCQELAEADYLKAGVPTHDLERKFYGLWTFEPSLVLETAELAIAHIGRYNPQLQQQLTQQLSAIAAQVQQVDALCSSPTADNLGDIVTRVVDYLQTHQAADPQAEFRDRFSVNDNLISNELQAYLRIAQLIDLTDLSNPMAAAEVATLTEAMGNLLDLPAWQLHRLQLASLLHRIARIESGGPVLSPGASSRYDEDATVPLACPLIPGTQLLRRMNRLKAIATILAHHTERWDGRGYPAGLRGDEIPLESRILGLAIAFQAHVTHLNAQPSADPLQNLTIALDQCKAEQGQQWDPKLVETLSLLIAGIQQGLSLPAALPKIASGLWLLDSHSEEDVLGLSQLSSPVEAP
- a CDS encoding gluconokinase encodes the protein MRLQSMPQFPIVWIVMGVAGSGKTVVGRRLAQWLECDFLEGDRRHSPANIAKMQAQIPLDEGDRRQWLLDMQDDIQRAIALRRETVITCSALKRAYRTQLAAPGGVQLVWLDVPPAELERRLSNRLNHYMKLEMLNSQLAAFEPVSAEEAVIRIDGSLPPDAIVADWLRQATQQFPALNLPWWQRLHPESPKRDP
- a CDS encoding DUF6745 domain-containing protein, giving the protein MTDLRTPLTPEQRSRLQACRQKWVDLAHTTQPVDAKQVTERVLEFYAAFGQPAPNVVVCPGVISAMTDALTYRPLGQRLQKMRSNWEEWVSTIGVAIVVGTIWGGGAVVFIRCLLTAAVSELEGKAVDDSLRLLTRITLWGTLPAGIAAMFLLGVLCSSVSALVTTVCDRHFLKCTERSVYQSGFRSPRAQADPKWRQVADWVGTDWRSPLHGINFWQVWILWEFQRLHWQFPESMLRAVWQICINSDRPQDELYSSHFARDFLNRRDFEDWQAQARRADQRLWTEAQWQFVLSNGSWRNAQLLARFSLEISLLAPYFTMLDFCEAELGYQPDPVRWKALRHLMQSTGYVIAGGRTCWVGDRPICLKCDRQGRFHADGQPALAFADGARLYAHHGVFLPPKYGQTPIAHWQPRWLLQETNATLRQILIQGIGYERIARTLQSRSVDCWREYVLCRIPTHPDVEPFLLLQMTCPSTRQIHVLRVPPTLRTAREAARWVNWDIDPTDFAIEA
- the rnc gene encoding ribonuclease III, whose product is MVLHPSRETKLRGLMQKLGLSAMAPVDLGLLDQALTHATASASKNYERLEFVGDAVVKLAAAELLYELYPKLPEGELSAFRGIMVSDRTLATIADQYNLERYLLMGAAAYANPVGRETRLADALEAMVAAFYLSTQDLSLIRPWLDGHFRAIAADIAQDPTRQNHKGALQEITQSRYRALPEYRVTEVGQDYGDPERFVAEVWIQDQCVGIGKGQSKKAAEQAAAQQAYLKLSQQPPL